Genomic DNA from Naumovozyma dairenensis CBS 421 chromosome 11, complete genome:
AAAAACGGTACCCAAAAGATCTCAGAAAGATCATCCATAGATGCAGATTCTAAACTAGAATCGGAAACCGAGTATGAATATAGGGATGAGGCAAACAGAAAATGGTGGAAGTTCTTTGATGAACAAGAATATCGTATTAATAGCACTCAAAAGaccaaaaataaatggTACAGTTGGTTTAACTCTGCTAATTCttatgaagaaaagaaattaatattaaaattagatATCTTATTGGCCTTCTATTCATGTATCGCTTATTGGgttaaatatttagatACAGTTAATGTCAATAACGCTTACGTTTCTGGTATGAAggaagaattgaatttcaAAGGTGATGATTTAGTTCATACCCAAGTCATGTATACTGTGggtaatattatttttcaattacCATTCCTTTTCCTGTTGAACAAAGTTCCATTAAACTATGTTCTACCATGTCTGGACTTGTGTTGGTCCTTATTAACGGTTGGTGCAGCATATGTCAACAGCGTTCCACATTTAAAGGCCATTAGGTTCTTCATCGGTGCATTCGAAGCACCAAGTTATTTGGCttatcaatatctttttgGGTGTTTTTATAAACATGATGAAATGGTACGTCGTTCAGCCTTCTATTATTTCGGACAATATATTGGTATCTTATCTTCAGGTGGTATTCAATCTGCAGTTTTCACATCATTAGACGGAGTTAATGGAATGTCTGGATGGAGATGgaattttatcattgatGCAATTATatctgttgttgttggtatTATTGGTTTCTATTCATTACCTGGCGATCCACATAATTGTTATTCCATTTTCTTAACCGATGATGAAATAAGATTGGCAAGAAAAAGAGTTAGCGAAAATCATACCGAGAAGGCAGATTTTTCAACAAAAGTATTCGATATCAAGGTTTGGAAAAGTATTTTTAccaattggaaaatttatGTATTATCTTTATGGAATATATTCTGTTGGAATAATAGCAACGTTGCTTCTGGTGCTTATCTTCTATGGGTTAAGTCTTTAGGGCGATACTCCATTCCAAAAGTGAATGATTTATCAATGATTACTCCAGGTCTAGGTATGGTTTACTTGGCTATTGCTGGTATTGTTGCAGATAAATCTCATTCTCGTTGGTTTACAATTTGTGCCACccaaatcttcaatttcatcgGTAACGTAATTTTAGCTGCCTGGGATGTTTCCGAAAATGCTAAATGGTTTGCATTCTTTTTACAATGTACTGGGTGGAGTATGGCACCAGTTTTGTATTCATGGCAAAATGATATCTGTCGTAGAAATGCTCAAGAAAGATCAATTACCTTAGTTGTTATGAACATCTTGGCCCAATCATCCACCGCCTGGTTAAGTGTTCTTGTATGGAAAACTAGCGAATCACCTAGATATTTGAAAGGTTTCACGTTCACCGCCTGTTGTGCCTTCTGTCTCTCACTATGGACCTTTGTTGTTCTTTACTTTTACAAGCGTGACGAAAAGAAACATGCCAAGGAAAACGGTATTATTCTTTACAATTCCTCCTTGGGTGACAACAAACCAAATTCAGACCAAACCAAAGAATGTTGATCGAATcctaataaatatatattcaaaatttcctttatttttttcaaaataattcataatagacatttttttatagttTAAAAAATCCGTAAcataattttaaaaatttaactttacctaaaaaaataaaatggaATGCAATtatacaaagaaaatcaaagCTATTGAAAGTTGTGACGTTTTATTATCGCACATATGCTCGCTTTTGACACCAATATATCAAAAAACTATTCGAAAAATGGTACATGTTACGGTCATCAGTGAGCGCTTAACATTGTGGTTTTTATTGAGACCATCTTTGCTTCTGCAATTAATTATTCACCTAATACTTAAATAAAAGGTATTCTAGGCAGATAATTCCTATTCTTAGAGCATTTCAGGTTTCCACCTTGCTCTGTAGAAGGATAATTTGCTAGCCGTTAAAtgtaattgaatttttttagGGAACTTGGAATTATATTTTCCCATTAtattgtttcaaattcttttaaaaCCATATAGAAGAAACAGGTTTAGTTGGTGCAGCAACCATATTTATCTTGACCTTGCCTATTTGTACCACTCCTTCTCTTCTTGAAACTCCATGTTTAATTCTACATAATCCAGATTTTTACTCTACTACATTTCTCCCGTTCGGGGGCGCTTTTTATGTCACAGTATTCTGCAAGGGCTAATCACTGCCAGCTCTAAATGGAACTACCAATGCAACACGTACCATAAGTAAGTCGGGAGTAGCAAGATGATGCATGTTGACATTCACTTCCGGTTGATGATTAACACATCGTAACTGTTTAGAATAAAATTTGTTCCTATTCAATGTACTCAATTTTTACTTTTCCAGATAGTTTGTATGTGCATATTTTAATCTTGGAAGATCTAAAGGAATTTTTTTCTGTTGCAACAACCGACCAGATGAAACCAgttaattttaaaaattttgtTTGGACTTTTGATTCAAACTAGTTTTACAAATCTCAACATACACAACCCTACAAGAAAGATAAACTATTGTTGGTGATACCACTATTAAAGACATTGCTATTTAAAAGATAACTAATaaatagtatatatttagGCTACCAATGAGACCGAGAAATTAACCGCCTGAAAgatgttattaatattttcaatggatGCCATACCATTTCGTGAGTGATAGTCACTGCATCAGTGAGAACTACTAGAGAAATATATGTTATCCATATATTCGATACAACTGAAGCCATCAGCAAGATATGGTGGGATTCTTTATggtatttatttgaaagagGATGTTCAGTACAGGTGAGAGCAGTTTCATACACGTTTGTATAATGCCCAGCAACATGGCAAATAACGTTGGTGGTAGGCCAGGGTAAATGCGACGaaagagaatatttttaGCGTGgtgaatttttttctttgccTCTACGATCACGCTATGGAGAAGTTCCATTCTATCTTTGGAATCCTGCTCGTTAAACTCTTCAGAGATCTTTATGTTCTTTGACAAGATCTGCGGGGCTAAGTTCAAGAACGTCTCGATTTTATTTAGTTTAGCAATCTCTTCGCGGACGTCTTGACAAGCCTCTTCGGCGGGTGGATGATATTCGCTTCCCCATTCTCCGATTTTTGATTCcatagaaaaaataaatatgcGAAACGATTGCTTTAAATACCAATTAGTACCAGGAGGAAATAACTGACGAACAGTGGAAAGGTATACCAACTTATCAGGGACATCAGCGTCGAAGACACCATTCTCGAGACTAATAACGATATCAGTTCCTACCTCCAAGAAATAAACTTTTGCGACGCGGAAGTATTGgtctttaaagaaaaagtacCCGACTATTGGCTCTGGACTTAAACAATCCCCGTAAAGTCCATGGTAGAAGGAAGGGACTAAGAAAATCCGTGTACTACTATGACCCTTTTCtaacttttcaaaaaacTCCCTACCTCTCATCTTGGTGATATTTCCGTAACTAACTTCAACAATTTCGTATCTAAATGCCGTATCGAACTTTTTTGATGGGAGTTCGCCTGCTCTATGTATGACGTGCGCCCACATGCTTTTATCATTCTCTTTCAAAACATCCTTGTTATAGTTAAAGATTGGATGTGTAATAACTTGTGCCATTTTTTAAGTTCTCTATTAATTTGTTCTATACTTTCTGAGTGAATATCTTTGATGTCATAATGTACGCCAGAGTAAACAGTTCAGAGACAGATATTTCAGTAATTGAAGAGACTAAAGCACTCACTTTATATACAATTACATTTCTCACTAACGTACGGGAGATAAGATTATTAGAACTATGCAGCTGTTGGGGAACTGTTTTGTTATACCACAAAAAGTTCAATCCCACGATGTCAGGACTTagtatatatgtattatatatgaagTTTGTTGACATTTTCAGAGACGCTGGACAAAGAAATGTTAAACTGCGTGGGGGATACGGGCAAACTATACTACGCCTGTTTCTAACAATGGAACGATTAGATGttagagaagaagatgaagttTTTGAGGATGGGGAACAGTAACTGCGGTTTCTCAATATCAACTGCAAATTAAATGTG
This window encodes:
- the SEO1 gene encoding putative permease SEO1 (similar to Saccharomyces cerevisiae SEO1 (YAL067C)), encoding MSSLVKELIIDPHKRLKWGFIPVKRIVKDLDEAEQEEGSISVISSATDPDKSYEGSPVGEVDEFEKNGTQKISERSSIDADSKLESETEYEYRDEANRKWWKFFDEQEYRINSTQKTKNKWYSWFNSANSYEEKKLILKLDILLAFYSCIAYWVKYLDTVNVNNAYVSGMKEELNFKGDDLVHTQVMYTVGNIIFQLPFLFLLNKVPLNYVLPCLDLCWSLLTVGAAYVNSVPHLKAIRFFIGAFEAPSYLAYQYLFGCFYKHDEMVRRSAFYYFGQYIGILSSGGIQSAVFTSLDGVNGMSGWRWNFIIDAIISVVVGIIGFYSLPGDPHNCYSIFLTDDEIRLARKRVSENHTEKADFSTKVFDIKVWKSIFTNWKIYVLSLWNIFCWNNSNVASGAYLLWVKSLGRYSIPKVNDLSMITPGLGMVYLAIAGIVADKSHSRWFTICATQIFNFIGNVILAAWDVSENAKWFAFFLQCTGWSMAPVLYSWQNDICRRNAQERSITLVVMNILAQSSTAWLSVLVWKTSESPRYLKGFTFTACCAFCLSLWTFVVLYFYKRDEKKHAKENGIILYNSSLGDNKPNSDQTKEC
- the NDAI0K03010 gene encoding uncharacterized protein — protein: MAQVITHPIFNYNKDVLKENDKSMWAHVIHRAGELPSKKFDTAFRYEIVEVSYGNITKMRGREFFEKLEKGHSSTRIFLVPSFYHGLYGDCLSPEPIVGYFFFKDQYFRVAKVYFLEVGTDIVISLENGVFDADVPDKLVYLSTVRQLFPPGTNWYLKQSFRIFIFSMESKIGEWGSEYHPPAEEACQDVREEIAKLNKIETFLNLAPQILSKNIKISEEFNEQDSKDRMELLHSVIVEAKKKIHHAKNILFRRIYPGLPPTLFAMLLGIIQTCMKLLSPVLNILFQINTIKNPTISC